In Hermetia illucens chromosome 5, iHerIll2.2.curated.20191125, whole genome shotgun sequence, a single window of DNA contains:
- the LOC119658498 gene encoding uncharacterized protein LOC119658498, with amino-acid sequence MVRVEKVAYFSILYLVAWTLQLCISAEMYDFIVTRLICEDSDPTIIANASCATRSFNRTTKMHNITINVLPKVSLNDIYFKMSFYQKISTGYRRLILSIEDHFCGFLNGTSQSFIIRMIWPFLKTCGNLDHKCPFTGYVYLHNVVVKSDYFPPALPEGQGKFEIHIRNGPKRVSIIKLILFLEIKPKGAAILNF; translated from the exons ATGGTTCGAGTTGAAAAGGTTGCTTATTTCTCTATCTTATATCTCGTAGCTTGGACTCTTCAACTATGCATTTCTGCA GAAATGTACGATTTCATTGTGACCAGATTGATTTGTGAGGATTCTGATCCGACCATCATCGCCAATGCTTCCTGTGCGACTCGCAGTTTTAATCGAACCACCAAAATGCACAATATAACTATAAACGTCCTTCCTAAGGTATCGCTGAATGACATTTAT TTCAAAATGTCGTTCTATCAGAAGATCAGCACAGGATACCGACGGCTTATACTAAGTATAGAAGACCATTTTTGTGGGTTTCTAAATGGAACTTCACAAAGCTTTATTATTAGGATGATATGGCCTTTCTTAAAGACATGCGGCAACCTGGATCACAAATGTCCCTTCACG GGTTACGTATATTTACATAATGTTGTCGTCAAAAGTGACTATTTTCCTCCTGCATTACCGGAAGGACAAGGAAAATTTGAGATACACATCCGAAATGGACCGAAGCGAGTTTCCATAATTAAATTGATATTGTTTCTTGAAATAAAGCCTAAAGGTGCCGCAATCTTAAATTTCTAG